The DNA sequence GCGGGTCTGACCCCCAACCAGGATCACCTCGTTGATGTCCCCCGCACCGAGGCCGGCATCTTTCAGCGCTGTCTTGCAGGGATCGAGGGTGCTCATGATGATGTCCTCGACCAAGGATTCGAGCTTGGCGCGCGTCAGCTTTAGATTGAGATGCTTCGGGCCACTGGCGTCGGCCGTGATATAAGGGAGATTGATGTCGGTCTGCTGACTCGAGGACAACTCAATCTTGGCTTTCTCCGCTGCCTCTTTCAGCCGTTGCAGCGCCAAGGGGTCATTGCGAAGATCCACCCCTTGTTCTTTCTTGAACTCGTCGGCGACATAATCGATGATGCGCCGATCGAAATCCTCGCCCCCGAGGAAGGTATCGCCGTTGGTCGAGAGAACCTCGAACTGATGCTCGCCATCGACCTCGGAGATCTCGATGATCGATATGTCGAAGGTTCCACCCCCGAGATCGTAGACCGCGAGCTTGGCATCCCCGCGCTTCTTGTCCATGCCATAGGCCAAGGCGGCGGCGGTCGGCTCGTTGATAATGCGTTTGACCTCGAGCCCGGCGATCCGGCCCGCATCTTTGGTGGCTTGCCGCTGTGAATCATTGAAATACGCCGGGACCGTGATCACGGCTTCCTTGACCTCCTCGCCGAGGTAGTCTTCCGCGGTCTTCTTCATCTTGATCAGGACCCGCGCCGAGATCTCGGGCGGGGCCATTTTCTTCCCGCCCGCCTCGACCCATGCATCGCCATTGTCGGCGCGCACAATCTTATACGGCACCAGGTTCATATCGCGTTTAACGACATCGTCAGTGAAGCGCCGTCCAATCAGACGCTTCACCGCGAAGAGCGTGTTGTGGGGATTGGTCACCGCTTGCCGCTTGGCCGATTGACCGACCAATACTTCGTTGTCCGTCGTAAACGCGACGATGGACGGCGTTGTACGGCCACCTTCGCTATTCTCCACAACCTTCGGCGTTCCGCCCTCCAGGATGGCCACGCAGGAGTTAGTCGTACCGAGGTCGATACCGATGATCTTTCCCATTACCCGAATCTCCAGAAGTTACGAATTTAGATTGCGAATAGAGCCCGCTCGCTGGTTGGCAACATGGGGACTAAGATAGGATTTTCAAGGCATAACCTGGCGCCACCGGCTAGTTTGTCCCGGGCGCCGGGCGATCGTCGGGCGCTTTGGCGACGATTACCATCGCCGGCCGCAGCAGCCGATCGTTGAGCGAATAGCCCTTTTGCACCACGTCGAGGACGGTTCCAGGAGCCGAATCCTTCGATTCTTGCACGGTCATGGCTTGATGTAACTCCGGATTAAAGCGTTCACCTTGGGGCTCGATCGCCTTGATGCCATGCTTGCTCAGCGTCGCTTCCAACAT is a window from the Pseudomonadota bacterium genome containing:
- the dnaK gene encoding molecular chaperone DnaK: MGKIIGIDLGTTNSCVAILEGGTPKVVENSEGGRTTPSIVAFTTDNEVLVGQSAKRQAVTNPHNTLFAVKRLIGRRFTDDVVKRDMNLVPYKIVRADNGDAWVEAGGKKMAPPEISARVLIKMKKTAEDYLGEEVKEAVITVPAYFNDSQRQATKDAGRIAGLEVKRIINEPTAAALAYGMDKKRGDAKLAVYDLGGGTFDISIIEISEVDGEHQFEVLSTNGDTFLGGEDFDRRIIDYVADEFKKEQGVDLRNDPLALQRLKEAAEKAKIELSSSQQTDINLPYITADASGPKHLNLKLTRAKLESLVEDIIMSTLDPCKTALKDAGLGAGDINEVILVGGQTRMPKVQEVVKALFGREPRKDVNPDEAVAVGAAIQAGVLGGEVKDVLLLDVTPLSLGIETLGGVRTKLIEKNTTIPTKAAQVFSTAEDHQTAVTVHVLQGERDMASANKSLGRFDLTDIPPAPRGIPQIEVTFDIDANGILNVSAKDKATGKKQSIVIKASSGLAEGEIQKMVKDAEAHREEDRRFHELVNARNHADTLVHATTKSLHDLGDKVSAEEKQEIEAALDEVKQALKGDDKDAIEAKVQRLSGLAGKIAERAYKEAGAEPQQPPVSETPGGNGAARADNVVDADFEEVKEDRK